The following are encoded in a window of Candidatus Woesearchaeota archaeon genomic DNA:
- a CDS encoding virulence RhuM family protein: MSSEILLYQSDDGQIKIQVRLEDNTVWLTQADMVELFQTTKQNISLHIKNIFEEGELYENSVVKEYLTTAADGKNYKVKHYNLDVIISVGYRVKSLRGTQFRIWATERLREFLIKGFTMNDDLLKQGGGYFEELLERIRDIRSSEKIFYRKVLEIYATSIDYDPRAEITQQFFQTVQNKLHWAAHGHTAAEIIYQRANAQLPFMGLTTFKGKKPTKQEINIAKNYLTEEELSVLNRLVSAYLDIAEVNAMQRKPMYMKDWIEILDGFIKMSRQEVLTHAGKISAELAQRKALAEYEVYKKKSDNELSEVEKQFIASIEQANKKLKALKPKNKKKE; this comes from the coding sequence ATGAGTAGTGAAATATTACTATACCAATCCGATGACGGGCAGATAAAAATTCAAGTCCGCTTGGAGGATAACACCGTTTGGCTCACTCAAGCCGATATGGTGGAATTGTTTCAAACCACCAAACAAAACATTAGTCTTCATATCAAAAATATCTTTGAAGAAGGGGAACTATATGAAAATTCAGTTGTCAAGGAATACTTGACAACTGCTGCAGATGGTAAAAACTACAAAGTAAAACACTATAATTTAGATGTCATTATTTCCGTAGGTTATCGGGTAAAATCGCTTCGTGGTACGCAGTTTCGGATATGGGCAACCGAACGTTTGCGAGAGTTCCTGATTAAAGGTTTCACAATGAACGATGACTTACTCAAGCAAGGCGGTGGCTACTTTGAAGAGTTACTCGAACGGATACGGGATATTCGTTCATCGGAAAAAATTTTTTACCGCAAAGTGTTAGAAATTTATGCTACCAGCATTGACTATGACCCGCGAGCAGAAATAACACAACAATTTTTTCAAACCGTTCAAAACAAATTGCACTGGGCGGCACACGGGCATACGGCAGCCGAAATTATTTACCAAAGAGCCAATGCTCAACTGCCCTTTATGGGATTAACCACCTTTAAAGGGAAGAAGCCGACCAAACAAGAAATAAACATTGCCAAAAATTATCTTACAGAAGAAGAATTATCTGTATTAAACCGATTAGTTTCGGCTTATTTGGATATTGCCGAAGTCAATGCTATGCAGCGCAAACCCATGTATATGAAAGATTGGATTGAAATTTTAGACGGTTTCATCAAAATGAGCCGACAAGAGGTGTTAACCCATGCAGGAAAAATTTCGGCTGAATTAGCTCAACGCAAAGCATTAGCCGAATATGAGGTTTATAAGAAGAAATCAGATAATGAACTTTCGGAAGTAGAAAAACAGTTTATTGCCAGCATTGAACAAGCCAACAAGAAACTTAAAGCATTGAAACCCAAAAACAAAAAGAAAGAATAA
- a CDS encoding Fic family protein: protein MSIENYIAGQFIKHPTGYSYFLPSKINDEWNWNDQTLTTLLERAAIKLGELNSYSKLVPNIDLFIQLHVAKEAVVSSRIEGTQTKIDEALLEEYEVSPERRDDWKEVNNYIKALNYAIAELEKLPVSSRLIKQTHRILLDSVRGEHKQPGEFRTSQNWIGGASLLDAVFIPPHHTHLNELMGDLENFLHNTHIHIPALIKIGIAHYQFETIHPFLDGNGRIGRLLITLFLVDQKILTKPLLYLSAFFEKNKGLYYDNLTIVRTKNDMKQWLKYFLTGVAETAENATQTLSKVIELKANLDYRIHQQFGRRTDKAASLLYYLFKKPVVNTNQVKELTKTTFKTANDLVMDFVKAGILKEVTGYNRNRIFVFDEYLKLF from the coding sequence ATTAGCATTGAGAATTACATAGCCGGTCAATTCATCAAACACCCAACGGGATACTCGTACTTTTTACCTAGCAAAATTAACGATGAATGGAACTGGAACGATCAAACGTTGACTACATTGTTAGAAAGAGCTGCTATAAAGTTGGGTGAATTAAATTCGTATTCCAAATTAGTGCCCAACATTGATTTATTTATACAATTGCATGTAGCCAAAGAAGCCGTTGTTTCAAGCCGTATAGAAGGCACACAAACAAAAATTGATGAGGCCTTATTGGAAGAATACGAAGTATCACCCGAACGGAGAGACGACTGGAAAGAAGTAAACAACTATATCAAGGCATTGAACTATGCTATAGCTGAATTAGAAAAATTGCCTGTCTCATCCCGTTTAATTAAACAAACCCATCGCATACTTTTAGATAGCGTAAGAGGTGAACACAAGCAACCCGGAGAGTTTAGAACCTCACAAAACTGGATTGGCGGAGCAAGTTTACTCGATGCTGTATTTATACCACCGCATCATACCCATTTAAATGAGTTGATGGGCGATTTAGAAAATTTTTTGCATAATACCCATATTCATATACCTGCCCTGATAAAAATTGGAATTGCTCATTATCAATTCGAAACCATTCATCCTTTTTTGGATGGTAACGGACGAATAGGTCGTTTATTGATTACGTTATTTTTAGTGGATCAGAAAATATTAACAAAGCCCCTACTGTATTTATCGGCATTTTTTGAAAAAAACAAAGGACTGTACTACGACAACTTAACCATTGTCCGTACCAAGAACGATATGAAGCAATGGCTCAAATACTTTCTGACAGGAGTAGCCGAAACAGCCGAAAATGCTACCCAAACCCTTTCCAAAGTAATTGAATTGAAAGCAAATCTGGATTATAGAATACATCAACAATTTGGACGAAGAACCGATAAAGCAGCCAGTTTACTTTACTACTTATTTAAAAAACCTGTTGTAAACACAAACCAGGTAAAAGAATTGACAAAAACTACCTTTAAAACCGCTAACGACCTGGTGATGGATTTTGTAAAAGCAGGCATCTTAAAAGAGGTTACGGGATATAACCGCAACAGAATATTTGTGTTTGACGAATACCTTAAATTATTTTAA